A window of the Thermoleophilia bacterium SCSIO 60948 genome harbors these coding sequences:
- a CDS encoding GGDEF domain-containing protein: protein MAPSTATAPRSGSVRPAQGFAAIASRVLEVLEQQLPGSLFYVSQFDRETDELRYVDARGGEAIGIAAGESITLSESFCVRMADGGAPNLANRTQEDSPYAELEIASIVGSYLGVALRSDDGPAIGSLCAVADERDAFSESDLELISLLGRLLERELEREAVLQGPVLVETALREAASTDALTGVGNRRRLEVALAHELGEVATDRRRTATLMLIDLDRLKPINDTYGHRAGDAVLRAFGQALHRTARETDVVARIGGDEFAALLRGASVDTPCVDFAARLEESLREAGPEGGPIEFSWGCSSLRDHTLPAGVLDEADARMYEHKRSRRRAGARD, encoded by the coding sequence ATGGCACCGTCGACCGCCACCGCGCCGCGTTCGGGATCCGTCCGTCCGGCCCAGGGGTTCGCCGCGATCGCCTCGCGCGTCCTCGAGGTCCTCGAGCAACAGCTTCCCGGCAGCCTCTTCTACGTCAGCCAGTTCGACCGCGAGACCGACGAGCTCCGCTACGTCGACGCGCGCGGCGGCGAGGCGATCGGCATCGCGGCGGGCGAGTCGATCACGCTCAGCGAGAGCTTCTGCGTCCGCATGGCCGACGGCGGCGCGCCCAACCTCGCCAACCGCACCCAGGAGGACTCGCCCTACGCCGAGCTCGAGATCGCCTCGATCGTCGGCAGCTACCTGGGCGTCGCGCTGCGAAGCGACGACGGGCCCGCGATCGGCTCGCTGTGTGCGGTCGCCGACGAGCGCGACGCGTTCAGCGAGTCCGACCTCGAGCTGATCTCGCTCCTCGGGCGCCTGCTCGAGCGCGAACTGGAGCGCGAGGCCGTCCTCCAGGGACCGGTGCTGGTCGAGACCGCGCTCCGCGAGGCGGCGAGCACGGACGCGCTCACCGGGGTCGGCAACCGGCGCCGGCTCGAGGTGGCGCTCGCGCACGAGCTGGGCGAGGTGGCCACCGACCGTCGCCGGACCGCGACGCTGATGCTGATCGACCTCGACCGGCTGAAGCCGATCAACGACACGTACGGACACAGGGCGGGCGACGCGGTTCTGCGCGCCTTCGGCCAGGCCCTGCATCGCACCGCGCGAGAGACCGACGTCGTCGCTCGGATCGGCGGCGACGAGTTCGCCGCCCTGCTGCGCGGCGCCTCGGTGGATACGCCCTGCGTCGACTTCGCGGCGCGACTCGAGGAGAGCCTCCGCGAGGCCGGGCCGGAGGGCGGGCCGATCGAGTTCTCGTGGGGCTGCTCGAGCCTCCGCGACCACACGCTTCCCGCCGGCGTGCTCGACGAGGCGGACGCGCGGATGTACGAGCACAAACGCTCACGCCGGCGCGCCGGCGCCCGCGACTGA
- a CDS encoding MFS transporter has protein sequence MEAAKGKQALDGPTRLALMAMALVVFVIANDFTALSVALPEIERDLGSNISSVQWVINAYALVFGVLIVTGGRLADMLGRRRMLFVGCALFAGGSIVAGAAPSVSVLIAARAVMAVGGALIWPATVGLTFSILPAAMAGLAGGLILGVSGIGNAFGPILGGFLTDTLSWRWVLFLNVPIAAAAVLVTRATVKPEPPSDRGERLDLAGVATLSLALVALMLALDESDDLGWGSPAVIALLATFVVALPAFVWLQRRGGERALVPPAVFANRRFAFACVATLLASGAFFSIVLYAPQFMQKVLGFSPLDSGLGFLPLMLCFAGGSFAGGPLYQRLGARPLLLGGSAMIPVGCFLVSLVDAGSEYLALVPGMVVFGIGAGFFYSTLTTAAVTTLDPSRSSLAGGIMFMFQLVGGSLGIGLTTAVFTASSAAAGGSAVDAFATGMSDGLRVSAAIACVAIAAVWVVIRPGPAGARDEGLRPAG, from the coding sequence GTGGAGGCCGCGAAGGGCAAGCAGGCGCTCGACGGCCCGACCCGTCTCGCGCTCATGGCGATGGCGCTGGTCGTCTTCGTGATCGCCAACGACTTCACGGCCCTCAGCGTCGCGTTGCCCGAGATCGAACGTGACCTCGGCTCGAACATCTCCTCGGTGCAGTGGGTCATCAACGCCTACGCGCTCGTCTTCGGCGTCCTCATCGTCACCGGGGGACGGCTCGCCGACATGCTCGGGCGACGGCGGATGCTGTTCGTCGGCTGCGCCCTGTTCGCGGGCGGATCGATCGTCGCCGGCGCCGCGCCGAGCGTCTCGGTCCTGATCGCCGCCCGCGCCGTCATGGCCGTCGGCGGCGCGCTGATCTGGCCGGCGACCGTCGGGCTCACCTTCTCGATCCTGCCGGCGGCCATGGCCGGGCTGGCGGGCGGGCTCATACTCGGGGTCAGCGGGATCGGCAACGCCTTCGGCCCGATCCTCGGCGGCTTCCTCACCGACACGCTGAGCTGGCGCTGGGTGCTGTTCCTGAACGTCCCGATCGCCGCGGCGGCCGTCCTCGTCACGCGCGCGACGGTCAAGCCCGAACCACCGAGCGACCGCGGAGAGCGACTCGACCTGGCCGGCGTCGCGACGCTGTCGCTCGCGCTCGTCGCGTTGATGCTCGCGCTCGACGAGTCCGACGATCTCGGCTGGGGCAGCCCCGCCGTGATCGCGCTGCTCGCCACCTTCGTCGTCGCGCTCCCGGCCTTCGTGTGGTTGCAGCGGCGCGGCGGCGAGCGCGCCCTCGTCCCGCCCGCGGTGTTCGCCAACCGTCGCTTCGCCTTCGCCTGCGTCGCGACCCTGCTCGCCTCGGGCGCGTTCTTCTCGATCGTCCTCTACGCGCCGCAGTTCATGCAGAAGGTGCTCGGCTTCTCGCCGCTCGACAGCGGTCTCGGCTTCCTTCCGCTGATGCTCTGCTTCGCCGGCGGCTCGTTCGCCGGCGGACCGCTCTACCAGCGACTCGGAGCGCGCCCGCTGTTGCTCGGCGGGTCGGCGATGATCCCGGTCGGCTGCTTCCTCGTCAGCCTCGTCGACGCCGGCTCGGAGTACCTCGCCCTCGTGCCCGGGATGGTCGTCTTCGGGATCGGCGCCGGGTTCTTCTACTCGACGCTCACGACCGCCGCCGTGACGACGCTCGACCCTTCGCGCTCGAGCCTCGCGGGCGGGATCATGTTCATGTTCCAGCTCGTCGGCGGCTCGCTGGGGATCGGGCTCACGACGGCCGTGTTCACGGCGTCGAGCGCCGCGGCGGGCGGCTCGGCGGTCGACGCCTTCGCGACCGGGATGTCGGACGGCCTGCGGGTCAGCGCCGCGATCGCATGCGTCGCGATCGCAGCCGTCTGGGTCGTCATCCGGCCCGGCCCGGCGGGCGCCCGGGACGAGGGCCTCCGACCCGCAGGCTGA
- the ppk2 gene encoding polyphosphate kinase 2, producing the protein MERHAEDAGGPDRIVEGPIESMVEWERPDPPAPGEIETEELSKKGYEKKLADLQLELVRLQGWVEKTGKRIAVVFEGRDTAGKGGTIKRITEKTNPRTVKTVALGTPTEREKTEWYFQRYVAHLPAAGEMVLFDRSWYNRAGVERVMGFCTEAEYQEFLRSAPRFERILLNSGLILIKYWLSISDDEQEKRFHKRMKDPMKQWKLSPMDLEARARWVDYAEAKDVMFAHTDTKECPWYVVEADDKKTLRLNLISHLLSLIPYHDVGEKDLELPPRQERDYERPPQSWQTVVPERYRVD; encoded by the coding sequence ATGGAGAGGCATGCCGAGGACGCTGGCGGTCCGGATCGGATCGTCGAGGGTCCGATCGAGTCGATGGTCGAGTGGGAGCGTCCCGATCCACCCGCACCCGGTGAGATCGAGACCGAGGAGCTCTCGAAGAAGGGCTACGAGAAGAAGCTCGCCGACCTCCAGCTCGAGCTCGTCCGCCTCCAGGGCTGGGTCGAGAAGACGGGCAAGCGGATCGCCGTCGTCTTCGAAGGCCGAGACACCGCCGGCAAGGGCGGGACGATCAAGCGGATCACCGAGAAGACGAACCCGCGGACGGTCAAGACCGTCGCTCTCGGCACCCCGACCGAACGCGAGAAGACGGAGTGGTACTTCCAGCGTTACGTGGCGCACCTCCCCGCCGCCGGCGAGATGGTCCTGTTCGATCGCTCCTGGTACAACCGCGCCGGCGTCGAGCGGGTCATGGGCTTCTGCACCGAGGCCGAGTACCAGGAGTTCCTGCGCTCGGCCCCGCGCTTCGAGCGGATCCTCCTGAACTCGGGACTCATCCTGATCAAGTACTGGCTCTCGATCTCCGACGACGAGCAGGAGAAGCGCTTCCACAAGCGGATGAAGGACCCGATGAAGCAGTGGAAGCTGAGCCCGATGGACCTCGAGGCCAGGGCGCGCTGGGTCGACTACGCCGAGGCGAAAGACGTCATGTTCGCCCACACGGACACGAAGGAATGCCCGTGGTACGTGGTCGAGGCCGACGACAAGAAGACGCTTCGCCTGAACCTGATCAGCCACCTGCTGAGCCTGATCCCCTACCACGACGTCGGCGAGAAGGACCTCGAGCTGCCACCCCGTCAGGAGCGCGACTACGAGCGCCCGCCGCAGAGCTGGCAGACGGTCGTCCCGGAGCGATATCGAGTCGACTGA
- a CDS encoding AAA family ATPase: MARMASAGFIGRAEELGELDAGLDAAERGEAGVTVLAGDSGVGKTRLIGEVERRAAERGFRVLEGECVDLGSDQLPYAPLAAALRPLVRSADPVLGELPDSARAELAAIAPGLAGGTRPGPGDGQAAQLRLFEAVLTLLSRIGEQQPVLLVIEDTHWADRSTRGFAVFLSRALRDERVHAILSLRSDELGRRHPLRPALAQIERAQLTRRIDLRPFDREELAAQVVAIGGAEPRPHVLDALFARSEGNALFAEELIASGAEAGGPLPSTLRDAMLLRFESLSPRARAAIDMLAIAGSADDELLALATGIDVEVLRDGLREGLEANVLTRDSENRIGFRHALLREVVLDELLPGERSESHLALARALEATEPGDVASCTSIAHHFHAAGAQREAFTSSLEAARLAEEVAAFGEAGSLYERALSLWPRIDDAESLAGADLAELELRAHRSFYGAGEDSRSLPLLRQAIDRLDPETDRMRLAIALGELAYTLWARGHAEESRANLDRALDLAGPEPGPVRARLLSYRLRQHLLQGRLRHAIEIGDEALRTAEASGENSLRPFILARLGSALFAVGRFNEGRAAFEEAQELGAADPLLEGVAAAYANYADSLMLAGRTREAVEVIEAGHTALAHASRGFRWIGIVRSEMLFGAGRWDEAEAALPKTYGTDGVAWLLRRAEMALGRGDEPRAAEALAEARERLADALEPQYLATQVILSVDLEVHRRDHAAARALIEEGLDRIEYCSEDIARLGQVAAAGVSVEAGAARHARDVGDADAERRAREGADRFMARVEAAADDAVSPLEAAVAAHARADHARAHARADEAELRRLAAERWRDLERPYEEATTLWKAAEAALDRGERGAAARDASRALEIARGLGSRWLVDETEGLIARGRLSAPAEAANGSAAPDERPFGLTAREAQVLERVARGETNREIASELYMAEKTASVHVSRILSKLGVRSRTEAAAVAHRQGLTG, encoded by the coding sequence GTGGCGCGCATGGCATCGGCCGGCTTCATCGGACGGGCTGAGGAGCTCGGCGAGCTCGACGCCGGTCTCGATGCCGCTGAGCGTGGCGAGGCCGGCGTGACCGTGCTCGCCGGCGACTCGGGCGTCGGAAAGACGCGCCTGATCGGGGAGGTCGAGCGCCGCGCCGCGGAGCGCGGATTCCGCGTGCTCGAGGGCGAATGCGTCGACCTCGGCTCCGACCAGCTCCCATATGCCCCGCTCGCCGCAGCGCTGCGACCGCTGGTGCGCTCGGCCGACCCGGTGCTCGGCGAGCTCCCGGACTCCGCGCGCGCCGAGCTCGCGGCGATCGCGCCCGGGCTCGCCGGCGGCACACGACCCGGCCCCGGGGACGGGCAGGCGGCGCAGCTGCGGCTGTTCGAGGCGGTGCTGACACTGTTGTCGCGAATCGGCGAACAGCAGCCGGTGCTGCTCGTGATCGAGGACACGCACTGGGCCGATCGCTCGACGCGGGGTTTCGCGGTCTTCCTCAGCCGTGCGCTTCGCGACGAGCGCGTCCACGCGATCCTCAGCCTGCGCTCCGACGAGCTCGGCCGCCGCCATCCCCTCCGCCCCGCGCTCGCCCAGATCGAACGCGCGCAGCTGACACGCCGGATCGACCTGCGGCCGTTCGACCGCGAGGAGCTCGCCGCGCAGGTCGTCGCGATCGGCGGCGCCGAACCGCGGCCACACGTGCTCGACGCCCTCTTCGCGCGCAGTGAGGGCAACGCGCTGTTCGCGGAGGAGCTGATCGCGTCGGGCGCCGAAGCCGGCGGCCCGCTTCCCTCGACGCTCCGCGACGCGATGCTGCTGCGCTTCGAGTCGCTCTCACCCCGGGCGCGAGCGGCGATCGACATGCTCGCGATCGCCGGGAGCGCCGACGACGAGTTGCTCGCCCTGGCAACCGGGATCGATGTCGAGGTCCTCAGGGACGGCTTGCGTGAGGGCCTCGAGGCGAATGTCCTGACGCGCGACTCGGAGAACCGGATCGGCTTTCGCCATGCGCTGCTGCGCGAGGTCGTGCTCGATGAGCTGCTACCCGGCGAGCGCTCGGAGTCCCACCTCGCGCTCGCCCGCGCGCTCGAGGCCACCGAGCCCGGCGACGTCGCGTCGTGTACGTCGATCGCGCACCACTTCCACGCTGCGGGAGCACAGCGCGAGGCCTTCACGAGCTCGCTCGAGGCCGCGCGACTCGCCGAGGAGGTCGCCGCGTTCGGCGAGGCCGGCTCGCTGTATGAGCGCGCGCTCTCGCTGTGGCCGCGGATCGACGATGCCGAGTCGCTGGCGGGTGCTGACCTCGCCGAGCTCGAGCTTCGCGCCCACCGCTCGTTCTACGGCGCCGGCGAGGACTCGCGGTCGCTGCCGCTGCTCCGCCAGGCAATCGACAGGCTCGATCCCGAGACCGACCGCATGCGGCTTGCGATCGCGTTGGGCGAGCTCGCCTACACGCTCTGGGCGCGCGGTCATGCCGAGGAGAGCCGCGCGAACCTCGACCGCGCGCTCGATCTCGCCGGGCCCGAGCCGGGACCCGTCCGAGCGAGGCTGCTCTCCTACCGCCTGCGCCAGCACCTGCTCCAGGGCCGTCTGCGCCATGCGATCGAGATCGGCGACGAGGCGCTTCGCACCGCCGAGGCCTCCGGCGAGAACTCGCTGCGACCCTTCATTCTCGCGAGGCTCGGCTCGGCCCTGTTCGCGGTCGGACGATTCAACGAGGGGCGCGCGGCGTTCGAAGAGGCGCAAGAGCTGGGCGCGGCCGACCCCCTGCTCGAAGGCGTCGCGGCGGCGTATGCGAACTACGCCGACTCGCTCATGCTCGCCGGGCGCACGCGCGAGGCCGTCGAGGTGATCGAGGCGGGCCACACCGCGCTGGCGCACGCGAGCCGCGGGTTTCGCTGGATCGGGATCGTGCGCTCGGAGATGCTCTTCGGGGCGGGTCGCTGGGACGAGGCGGAGGCGGCGCTGCCGAAGACCTACGGCACGGATGGGGTCGCCTGGCTCCTGCGCCGGGCCGAGATGGCGCTCGGCCGCGGCGACGAACCGCGGGCGGCGGAAGCGCTCGCGGAGGCGCGGGAGCGGCTCGCCGACGCGCTCGAGCCCCAGTACCTCGCGACGCAGGTGATCCTGTCGGTCGACCTCGAGGTCCATCGGCGCGACCACGCGGCGGCGCGGGCGCTGATCGAGGAGGGCCTCGACCGGATCGAGTACTGCTCAGAGGACATCGCACGGCTCGGCCAGGTCGCAGCGGCGGGCGTCTCCGTCGAGGCCGGCGCGGCCCGCCACGCGCGCGACGTCGGCGACGCGGACGCCGAGCGCCGCGCTCGCGAGGGCGCCGACCGCTTCATGGCGCGCGTCGAGGCGGCCGCCGATGACGCGGTCAGCCCGCTCGAGGCGGCCGTAGCCGCCCATGCCCGGGCCGACCACGCCCGCGCCCACGCGCGCGCGGACGAGGCCGAGCTGCGCCGCCTCGCAGCCGAGCGCTGGCGCGATCTCGAACGCCCATACGAGGAGGCGACGACGCTTTGGAAGGCGGCCGAGGCGGCGCTCGATCGCGGCGAGCGCGGCGCGGCCGCTCGCGACGCGTCGCGAGCGCTCGAGATCGCGCGAGGGCTCGGGTCGCGCTGGCTCGTCGATGAGACCGAGGGCCTGATCGCCCGCGGGAGGCTGAGCGCCCCCGCGGAGGCCGCGAACGGGTCCGCCGCGCCCGACGAGCGCCCGTTCGGCCTCACCGCGCGCGAGGCCCAGGTCCTCGAGCGCGTCGCTCGCGGTGAGACCAATCGCGAGATCGCCTCCGAGCTCTACATGGCCGAGAAGACCGCGAGCGTGCACGTCTCGCGGATCCTGTCGAAGCTCGGGGTGCGCTCGCGGACCGAGGCGGCGGCGGTGGCCCACCGCCAGGGGCTCACCGGCTAG